In Candidatus Cloacimonadota bacterium, the following are encoded in one genomic region:
- a CDS encoding metal-dependent hydrolase, with product MKMRFLGHGTFDFVSEAGHKVLIDPFLDNNPQAALKSDAVSPDFIILTHAHEDHFGDAIKIGKRCDPLFICMVELAKYLAEEGFKTHQIQIGGSHPFPFGRVKLTPAWHSSTTPDGRYGGQAAGVLLWIDGKCVYHPGDTGLFYDMKLIGEMNRVDYFLVPIGDNFTMGPEDALKAVEFVNPGMVIPMHYNTWPVINADPEDFTAKVQAMGYKCQILKPGEELQT from the coding sequence ATGAAAATGAGATTTTTAGGACACGGCACCTTCGATTTTGTCAGCGAAGCCGGACACAAAGTGCTTATCGACCCCTTTCTGGACAATAATCCGCAGGCTGCGCTCAAATCCGATGCGGTTAGCCCGGATTTCATCATCCTCACCCACGCCCACGAAGACCACTTCGGCGACGCCATCAAAATCGGCAAGCGCTGCGACCCGCTCTTCATCTGCATGGTGGAACTGGCGAAATACCTTGCCGAAGAAGGATTTAAAACCCACCAGATCCAAATCGGCGGCAGCCACCCCTTTCCCTTTGGCCGCGTGAAACTGACCCCGGCCTGGCACAGCAGCACGACCCCGGACGGACGTTATGGCGGGCAAGCGGCTGGAGTCCTGCTCTGGATCGACGGCAAATGCGTGTATCACCCCGGCGATACCGGGCTCTTTTACGATATGAAGCTGATCGGCGAAATGAACCGGGTGGACTACTTCCTGGTGCCCATCGGCGACAACTTCACGATGGGGCCGGAAGACGCCCTGAAAGCGGTGGAATTCGTCAACCCCGGGATGGTAATCCCCATGCACTACAATACCTGGCCCGTGATAAACGCGGACCCGGAGGACTTCACCGCCAAAGTGCAGGCCATGGGTTATAAATGCCAGATCCTCAAACCCGGCGAAGAACTCCAGACCTGA